A section of the Triticum dicoccoides isolate Atlit2015 ecotype Zavitan chromosome 7A, WEW_v2.0, whole genome shotgun sequence genome encodes:
- the LOC119334492 gene encoding protein RICE SALT SENSITIVE 3-like, producing the protein MEEQLSPVAVTHLLQHTLRSLCTSDASQWVYAVFWRILPRNYPPPKWDLPGVAYDRTRGNRRNWILAWEDGFCNFAATTSAAACGQEGAGAAAAAYADCEAAAAAAQEAKQGLGLGLQPELFFKMSHDIYNYGEGLIGKVAADHSHKWIFKEPPEQEISLISSWSNPADSQPRTWEAQFQSGIQTIALIAVREGVVQLGSMKKVAEDLSYVVTLRRKFGYLESIPGVLLPHPSSAGVFPVADVAAAGWPGMMPPPDMYVDPYVPGPAPMHIMPSMSSLEALLSKLPSVVPAPPQPPGSMPGVAPPSDAAAKEEAEEDYNAHCHAMDMSSVPSNGGESTSTSAAANAATPMSSYFLDVGGKPSEAGF; encoded by the exons atgGAGGAGCAGCTGAGCCCGGTGGCGGTGACGCACCTGCTGCAGCACACGCTCCGGAGCCTCTGCACCAGCGACGCCTCGCAGTGGGTCTACGCCGTCTTCTGGCGCATCCTCCCCCGGAACTACCCTCCCCCCAA ATGGGATCTCCCAGGTGTGGCGTATGACAGGACCAGAGGAAACAGGAGGAACTG GATCCTGGCGTGGGAGGACGGCTTCTGCAACTTCGCGGCCACCACCTCTGCAGCCGCCTGCGGCCAAGAGGGCGCAGGCGCCGCCGCAGCTGCATACGCGGACTGCGAGGCTGCCGCCGCAGCTGCGCAGGAGGCCAAGCAGGGCCTGGGCCTGGGCCTGCAGCCTGAGCTCTTCTTCAAGATGTCCCACGACATCTACAACTACGGCGAAGG GTTGATAGGGAAAGTGGCGGCGGACCACAGCCACAAGTGGATCTTCAAGGAGCCCCCCGAGCAGgagatcagcctcatctcctcctggAGCAACCCCGCCGACTCC CAACCGAGGACATGGGAGGCGCAGTTCCAGTCTGGAATCCAG ACCATCGCGCTGATCGCCGTCAGAGAGGGCGTCGTGCAGCTCGGCTCCATGAAAAAG GTGGCGGAGGACCTGAGCTACGTGGTGACGCTGCGCCGCAAGTTCGGGTACCTGGAGAGCATCCCGGGGGTGCTGCTGCCGCACCCCTCGTCGGCCGGCGTGTTCCCGGTGGCGGACGTGGCCGCCGCGGGCTGGCCGGGCATGAtgccgccgccggacatgtacGTCGACCCCTACGTGCCCGGGCCGGCGCCCATGCACATCATGCCGTCCATGAGCAGCCTCGAGGCGCTGCTCTCCAAGCTGCCGTCGGTGgtgccggcgcccccgcagccgccGGGGTCCATGCCGGGCGTGGCGCCGCCCTCGGACGCCGCGgccaaggaggaggcggaggaggactaCAACGCCCACTGCCACGCCATGGACATGTCGTCCGTGCCGAGCAACGGCGGCGAGAGCACGAGCACGAgcgccgccgccaacgccgccactccCATGTCGTCCTACTTCCTCGACGTGGGCGGCAAGCCCAGCGAGGCCGGGTTCTAG